A genomic region of Xiphophorus couchianus chromosome 9, X_couchianus-1.0, whole genome shotgun sequence contains the following coding sequences:
- the fndc9 gene encoding fibronectin type III domain-containing protein 9, translating to MVVTVYNISSTSARVTWPASPACLDTFYSVMYDPNWNSLIMGYKRKSFKHEERIPVSQTATYLGNLLPQTAYFLCVTCQAADPVREQCQVFSTPSESSEGHDRAGWEVAVGVWLTCCLLLLVIAGVLLWGCLHNMCSLPGRAAESRPVVTASARQDMSSSGHLFQARRSSSEESIKRAAAMQTSLMLAQPGGHVITPEHEG from the coding sequence ATGGTGGTCACGGTCTACAACATCTCGTCCACCTCGGCCAGGGTGACGTGGCCCGCCTCCCCCGCCTGCCTGGACACCTTCTACAGCGTCATGTACGACCCCAACTGGAACAGCCTCATCATGGGCTACAAGCGCAAGAGCTTCAAGCACGAGGAGCGCATCCCCGTCAGCCAGACTGCCACCTACCTGGGCAACCTGCTGCCCCAAACCGCCTACTTCCTGTGCGTGACGTGCCAGGCCGCCGACCCCGTCCGGGAGCAGTGCCAGGTGTTCAGCACGCCGAGCGAGAGCAGCGAGGGCCACGACCGGGCGGGCTGGGAGGTGGCGGTGGGCGTGTGGCTGACCtgctgcctgctgctgctggtcatcGCCGGCGTCCTGCTGTGGGGCTGCCTCCACAACATGTGCTCCCTGCCGGGCCGCGCCGCCGAGAGCCGCCCCGTGGTGACGGCCTCCGCCCGCCAGGACATGTCCAGTTCGGGACACCTGTTCCAGgccaggaggagcagcagcgaGGAGAGCATCAAGCGGGCCGCGGCCATGCAGACGTCGCTGATGCTGGCGCAGCCAGGCGGCCATGTAATTACCCCGGAGCATGAGGGCTGA